One Thunnus maccoyii chromosome 14, fThuMac1.1, whole genome shotgun sequence genomic window carries:
- the lrit2 gene encoding leucine-rich repeat, immunoglobulin-like domain and transmembrane domain-containing protein 2 isoform X1, with product MEESAFGAIPENFPDDMTKIRIEKSHFTEIPRGAFSKTPALENLWLNFNDITVINSKGLEGLGNLTELRLQGNKLRSVPWTAFEDTPALKILDLKHNQLDVLPEHALKYLPGLTYLDLSFNRLTVISKEVFQNWPLYQKLQSTEEREATATGPNVVLALHDNAWLCDCRLKGFVEFIRSLSPPFILMNSYLTCSGPDFRAGRFFHEVDIQACMKPVVSTPSTNISLPHGANLTLRCLAKARPDPAVWWTYGLKIIRGFHESQERVDEDTIRSLLVIPSIHAADRGVYTCTAVNFIGNSSVNILLEVRSPDGPQSPLLPAAPAGGDENVYIDIRIAKQTVRGISIEWYAALDHPTETWFTIHFGRADANKKEMIYIGPGIHSYSVSDLMPATKYEICVTLKNQAPRPGQCIMFVTGSDITEMEQREKLIHIVVIVLAMVLAVPIGMYACTTDTKFACLEGIMESWKNRRRESSSSEAERERQGTFDSLQAASDEDLVNKDSSEDRKVRRRSEDRLHKGKADHSRLTAELY from the exons ATGGAGGAGAGCGCGTTTGGGGCCATACCAGAGAACTTCCCAGATGATATGACCAAAATACGAATAGAAAAATCTCACTTCACTGAAATACCCCGTGGGGCTTTCTCAAAAACGCCCGCTTTGGAGAACCTGTGGTTGAACTTTAACGATATCACAGTGATAAACTCGAAGGGTCTGGAGGGTTTGGGGAACTTGACCGAGCTCCGTCTGCAGGGGAACAAACTCCGTTCAGTACCATGGACAGCGTTCGAGGACACACCGGCCCTCAAGATCCTGGACCTGAAGCACAACCAGCTGGACGTCCTGCCGGAGCATGCGTTAAAATATTTGCCAGGTCTGACTTACTTAGACTTATCCTTCAATCGGCTTACGGTCATATCGAAGGAAGTCTTCCAAAACTGGCCTCTCTACCAAAAACTACAGAGCACGGAGGAGCGGGAGGCGACCGCTACCGGGCCGAACGTCGTCCTGGCGCTCCACGACAATGCCTGGCTCTGCGACTGCCGCCTGAAGGGCTTCGTGGAGTTCATCAGGTCCCTGAGTCCCCCATTTATACTGATGAACTCCTACTTGACCTGCTCAGGGCCGGACTTTAGGGCGGGCAGGTTCTTCCACGAGGTAGACATACAGGCCTGCATGAAGCCCGTCGTCTCCACCCCGTCCACCAACATCAGCCTGCCGCATGGCGCGAACCTCACCCTGCGCTGCCTCGCCAAGGCCAGGCCAGACCCGGCGGTGTGGTGGACATATGGTTTGAAGATAATCAGAGGATTTCATG AGTCTCAGGAACGAGTAGATGAAGACACCATCAGATCCCTCCTGGTGATCCCCTCCATTCACGCGGCTGACCGCGGTGTCTACACCTGCACCGCTGTCAACTTCATTGGAAACTCCTCCGTCAACATCCTCCTGGAAGTCCGCTCTCCTGATGGCCCCCAGTCCCCACTCCTCCCAGCTGCACCCGCTGGTGGAGACGAAAATGTCTACATTGACATCCGCATCGCCAAACAGACAGTTCGTGGCATCTCCATCGAGTGGTATGCTGCCTTGGACCACCCCACCGAAACCTGGTTCACCATCCACTTTGGACGTGCAGACGCTAATAAGAAGGAGATGATCTACATTGGCCCTGGGATTCACTCGTACTCCGTCTCTGATCTGATGCCTGCCACCAAATATGAAATCTGTGTAACCCTTAAGAACCAGGCACCACGTCCTGGCCAGTGCATTATGTTCGTAACAGGAAGTGACATTACTGAGATGGAACAAAGGGAGAAGCTGATTCATATAGTGGTGATAGTTTTAGCCATGGTGCTGGCTGTGCCTATTGGCATGTATGCCTGCACCACTGACACTAAGTTTGCCTGTCTGGAGGGCATCATGGAATCATGGAAGAACCGACGGAGAGAAAGCAGCTCATCAGAGGCAGAGCGGGAGAGGCAAGGCACCTTCGACAGTCTGCAGGCCGCCAGCGACGAGGACCTGGTCAACAAAGATTCAAGTGAAGACCGGAAGGTGAGGCGGAGGTCAGAAGACAGACTGCATAAGGGCAAGGCTGACCACAGCAGACTCACAGCTGAACTATATTAA
- the lrit2 gene encoding leucine-rich repeat, immunoglobulin-like domain and transmembrane domain-containing protein 2 isoform X2, giving the protein MEESAFGAIPENFPDDMTKIRIEKSHFTEIPRGAFSKTPALENLWLNFNDITVINSKGLEGLGNLTELRLQGNKLRSVPWTAFEDTPALKILDLKHNQLDVLPEHALKYLPGLTYLDLSFNRLTVISKEVFQNWPLYQKLQSTEEREATATGPNVVLALHDNAWLCDCRLKGFVEFIRSLSPPFILMNSYLTCSGPDFRAGRFFHEVDIQACMKPVVSTPSTNISLPHGANLTLRCLAKARPDPAVWWTYGLKIIRGFHESQERVDEDTIRSLLVIPSIHAADRGVYTCTAVNFIGNSSVNILLEVRSPDGPQSPLLPAAPAGGDENVYIDIRIAKQTVRGISIEWYAALDHPTETWFTIHFGRADANKKEMIYIGPGIHSYSVSDLMPATKYEICVTLKNQAPRPGQCIMFVTGSDITEMEQREKLIHIVVIVLAMVLAVPIGMYACTTDTKFACLEGIMESWKNRRRESSSSEAERERQGTFDSLQAASDEDLVNKDSSEDRKAEEVFAKM; this is encoded by the exons ATGGAGGAGAGCGCGTTTGGGGCCATACCAGAGAACTTCCCAGATGATATGACCAAAATACGAATAGAAAAATCTCACTTCACTGAAATACCCCGTGGGGCTTTCTCAAAAACGCCCGCTTTGGAGAACCTGTGGTTGAACTTTAACGATATCACAGTGATAAACTCGAAGGGTCTGGAGGGTTTGGGGAACTTGACCGAGCTCCGTCTGCAGGGGAACAAACTCCGTTCAGTACCATGGACAGCGTTCGAGGACACACCGGCCCTCAAGATCCTGGACCTGAAGCACAACCAGCTGGACGTCCTGCCGGAGCATGCGTTAAAATATTTGCCAGGTCTGACTTACTTAGACTTATCCTTCAATCGGCTTACGGTCATATCGAAGGAAGTCTTCCAAAACTGGCCTCTCTACCAAAAACTACAGAGCACGGAGGAGCGGGAGGCGACCGCTACCGGGCCGAACGTCGTCCTGGCGCTCCACGACAATGCCTGGCTCTGCGACTGCCGCCTGAAGGGCTTCGTGGAGTTCATCAGGTCCCTGAGTCCCCCATTTATACTGATGAACTCCTACTTGACCTGCTCAGGGCCGGACTTTAGGGCGGGCAGGTTCTTCCACGAGGTAGACATACAGGCCTGCATGAAGCCCGTCGTCTCCACCCCGTCCACCAACATCAGCCTGCCGCATGGCGCGAACCTCACCCTGCGCTGCCTCGCCAAGGCCAGGCCAGACCCGGCGGTGTGGTGGACATATGGTTTGAAGATAATCAGAGGATTTCATG AGTCTCAGGAACGAGTAGATGAAGACACCATCAGATCCCTCCTGGTGATCCCCTCCATTCACGCGGCTGACCGCGGTGTCTACACCTGCACCGCTGTCAACTTCATTGGAAACTCCTCCGTCAACATCCTCCTGGAAGTCCGCTCTCCTGATGGCCCCCAGTCCCCACTCCTCCCAGCTGCACCCGCTGGTGGAGACGAAAATGTCTACATTGACATCCGCATCGCCAAACAGACAGTTCGTGGCATCTCCATCGAGTGGTATGCTGCCTTGGACCACCCCACCGAAACCTGGTTCACCATCCACTTTGGACGTGCAGACGCTAATAAGAAGGAGATGATCTACATTGGCCCTGGGATTCACTCGTACTCCGTCTCTGATCTGATGCCTGCCACCAAATATGAAATCTGTGTAACCCTTAAGAACCAGGCACCACGTCCTGGCCAGTGCATTATGTTCGTAACAGGAAGTGACATTACTGAGATGGAACAAAGGGAGAAGCTGATTCATATAGTGGTGATAGTTTTAGCCATGGTGCTGGCTGTGCCTATTGGCATGTATGCCTGCACCACTGACACTAAGTTTGCCTGTCTGGAGGGCATCATGGAATCATGGAAGAACCGACGGAGAGAAAGCAGCTCATCAGAGGCAGAGCGGGAGAGGCAAGGCACCTTCGACAGTCTGCAGGCCGCCAGCGACGAGGACCTGGTCAACAAAGATTCAAGTGAAGACCGGAAG GCCGAGGAGGTTTTTGCAAAGATGTGA